The following is a genomic window from Longimicrobiaceae bacterium.
GCCCACCGCGCGCAGCCCCTCCACCTTCCAGCGGAAGTGCCGCGCCTCGTCCGAGAGCAGGCGCAGGTCGCCAGGGTGCTTCTCTCTCGCCGCCCTCCGCACCTCCTCGCGGAAGTCCGACGGCGCGCCCAGCACGCCCGACCAGTCCGGCAGCCGCGCCTCCACCGCGGGAAGCTTGGCGAGCACGGGGCTGTCCACGTCGTCCGAGTCGCGCGTGTCGCGCAGCGCGGCGATCAGGGCGGGGAGCGAGGCGGCGGGGTCGCGCGCGTCGTACTCCACGTACCGGTCGGTGCGCAGGTCGAACGGCACCTCCTGGCAGCGGCAGCGGATGAGCACCGTGCCGTGGTCGCGCAGCGCGTGGCGCACGCCCAGCTCGTAGAACACGTTGGCGTTGTGCATGGAGATGTCGGCGACCACCAGGTCCGACGTTGCCAGCAGCTCGAACACGTCCTTGCGTATGTCGCCCGCCTGCGCGATGGGCTCGGTGGTGCCGCCCTGCATGCCCAGCGCGGCCAGCGCCGGGTCCACCAGCGCGCGCTGCACCGCCGCGAAGTCCACCTCCGCCTCGCCGCCGTCCTCCATCACCACCCTGCGCGTGCCGAACGGCCGCACCACGAACACGTGCATCGCTTCCCTGGGGAGATGGTGGAACTCGGACGGCGGTGTTTCTCGGGAGATGCCGGAAGACGTCGGTAGATGGCGGTAGATGGGCGGTAGATGGCGCAGACGGTAGATGAATGACCTGCGGCGCCCCGGCCCATTCCAGGACCGCTCATCGCGGGTCCGCCGCGACTCGGCCGAGGCGCGGCGGTGTCGGGCCGTGCGCGGCCGGTTCATACGAACCCGGGTAGATCGGCTTGCTTTGCGAGTCTCGCCGAAGCGGTTCGGACCCTCGGAGCAGCCCACGGAGGTGGGCCTCGCGCCGTCGTAGCCCGCGGCTTAGCCGCCAGGGCGATGCTGGCCGCACCGATTCTCCCGGATTTCTTGTCAGTCGCTCGCGGACGGGATGGGACGGGGGGCAGGCGTCGCCTCGCGCGTTCCGCCCGATGCGCCGCGGACCTGGGCGACGAGCTGGCCCCACTGGCCCTGCTCGCGCTGGAAGACCTGCTCCACGCGCGCCACGTACTCCGCCGGGGTGCGCACCGGCGCGTCCGCACAGCCATCGCAGCCGTCGGGCGAGTCCGCCGATGCCGCCGCCAGCGCGTGCTCCGCGTCGCGGTAGATGCCGGCGTTCTGCTGGAAGCCGTACAGCGCGCGGTGCGCCGCCAGCGCCGTCCCCGCGGCCGCCAGCACCGTCGCGACCACCGGCCACGCCAGCGCGTACCCGCCGCCGACGGCGACGTCCGGCTTCCACGCGGACAGCGTGGAAGCCACGGACGACAGGAAGAGCACCAGGGCGGTGAGGCTCACGCTCTGCCGGTGCGCGCGCTCGTACGAAGCGCAGCGGCGCCTGTACCACTCGCATTGCGCGCCGCGGCGGTAGCGCTCGTAGAACTCCAGGAACCGCGCGTCGCCGCCCGTCACGCCGCGCCTCCGCTGCGGATCTCGCCCACGCGCCGTTTCAGGTTGCGGACGCGGCAGGCGTCGTCGTCGTACGGCCGGGCGCGGGCGAGGAAGAGGAAGTATTCGCTGCGCAGCAGCTCCGCGCGCAGGCGGCAGCTGCGCCAGCGCTCGTGCCCGCTCAGGTCGCGCGAGCGCGAGGCCCACGCCGCCAGGAAAGCCGTCCACGCCGCCGCCAGCACCTTCCACCCCGTGCCGTGCGCCACGCCGGACAGCGCGCCCAGCCCCGTGGCCGCCACCCCGCCGGCGATCAGCACCAGCTGGTCCAGCCGGAAGTCGTTCTGCGCCCGCAGCGCCTCGCGGTCCTCGTCCACGAAGTGCGGCATCAGGTGCGTGCGCAGCACCGCCAGGTCCGCCGCGTGCTCCGCCTCCATCGCCGCCGGAAAGCGGTCGCCCAGCACGGGATCGGTCCCTTCCTCCCCCTCCGCATCGCGCCACCGCAGCCGCGGAAGGTGCTCGAACAGCGCGATGCGCCGCCGCTTCGGCCGCCGGGGAACGCGGGGGAGCGGACGGACGAGGCCCGCCGGCCCATCCCGCTCCGCCTCCGGCGCGAGGGAAAGGGTGACGGCCGGCGTGGCGGCGAAATGCGGTCGGTCGATCGGCATCTACGGTCCCGTGCGTGTGATGGACATGCGGGTTGACGATGTGGAGTGGGGGATGCGGATCGGGGGATTCCATCGGCTCGTCCGCCGGAAGGCAGGCATATCGCAGCGCTCCGGCCCCGTCCGAGAATGTGAAGCGGTGAGATGCGCATCTCCGGAAACTGCGCGTCTTCCGAGGCGATGCGCAGCCCGCCGTCGCTCGACGGCAGATCGGTCGGCGCGCCCGCATCCACCGATCCCGATCCGATCAATTGTCCGGCGCTCCTTCGCGGATCCAAAGCTCCAGCGTGTCGCGGAGGCCGGCGGGCACGCCCTTCGAGTGGTCGCGGCTGCGCGTGCAGGGCGAGTCCAGCACGCAGAGCAGCAGGTTCACGGTGGAGTCCGCGCCGGGGTCGAACGGCGTGACGCGGCGGTTCCCCGCGTGCGTGCTCTGTCCCGCGAGAAGGTCGCGGAAGGCGGCGGCCGCGCTCAGGTCCAGGTTCCCGGCGGCGGAGCCGGTGGTATGGCACCCCTCGCACGAAGCCTTGAACCGCGGCAGCACGCTCGCCGCGAACGAGACGGGTACGGCGTACGTGACCACCACCGTGTCCGGCACGGTGCCGGGGCGCCCCGTCACCGCCACCGTGGCGCGGTGCGGAGCCGCGGCCCGGGGCAGCGATCCCGCGCTCACCTGCAGCCGCACCTGCTTCGCGGCGGAGTCGGCGCTGGCGACCAGCCATCCCTTCTCGCCGCCGCCGTAGTCGACCGTGGTGGCGAGACCCGCCGCCGGCGAGCCGTCCGCCAGGCCCAGCACCACCACGTTCCGCGGCGCCGCGGCGGCCGGGAAGCTCGCCACGTTCGCGGAGAGGCGGATCACCGGCGCCGAGCCCACGCGCAGCGTCACCGCCATCCGCGCCTCCTGCACCCCGCGCTGCGGCGAGCGCACCACGACCGACGCCGTGTACGCGCCCTCGCCCAGCCCCGCGGTCCGCGCCTCGAGGGTGAGCACCCGCGGCGCATCCGCCAGCCTGGCCGTGAGCCAGCCCGCGGGCCCGCCGGACGGGTACTCCACCGGCGCCACGGCCAGCCCCGGCAGCGGCGCGTTCAGCGGCTCGGTGACCGAGAAGGTCTGCGCCTGCGGATCGCCGCCCCCCACGCTGGCGGTGAAGGCCGCCGCGGTGGAGGAGAGGTGGATGACCGGCGTGGGAGCCACCGTGAACCGGACGGAGACGCTGGCCGCCGGCACGCCGGGGACGGACGATGCGACCGTCACCGTCGCCGCGCGCGTCCCCGCCGCGAGCGTGCCAGTGTGCGGCGTGAGCGTGAGCGTGGCGGGCGCCGTCCCGCCGCCGCCCAGCGTGGCGCCCAGCCATCCCCCCGCCCCCGTCCCGTACGCCACGGCGGCCGAGAGCCCGGTGAGGCTGCCGCCGCCGCCGTTCGCCACGCC
Proteins encoded in this region:
- a CDS encoding SLATT domain-containing protein, which codes for MTGGDARFLEFYERYRRGAQCEWYRRRCASYERAHRQSVSLTALVLFLSSVASTLSAWKPDVAVGGGYALAWPVVATVLAAAGTALAAHRALYGFQQNAGIYRDAEHALAAASADSPDGCDGCADAPVRTPAEYVARVEQVFQREQGQWGQLVAQVRGASGGTREATPAPRPIPSASD
- a CDS encoding DUF4231 domain-containing protein, which encodes MPIDRPHFAATPAVTLSLAPEAERDGPAGLVRPLPRVPRRPKRRRIALFEHLPRLRWRDAEGEEGTDPVLGDRFPAAMEAEHAADLAVLRTHLMPHFVDEDREALRAQNDFRLDQLVLIAGGVAATGLGALSGVAHGTGWKVLAAAWTAFLAAWASRSRDLSGHERWRSCRLRAELLRSEYFLFLARARPYDDDACRVRNLKRRVGEIRSGGAA